The Fluviispira sanaruensis sequence TACTGAAATTGTTTGCCTCGAAGCTTCTTCATTAACTGAAAACCAAATAGACCAATTCCTTTGATCGGTCTGTTTGTGATAGGAAAGACACACCTGCATGTTCTCTTCATTTGAAAAAGTGAGGTAGGCCTTGTCATCGAGCGACATTCGTTCAAACACTTCAAGAATGTTGTGAATTTCTGGAGCCATGAAGTGCCTTCTTTTCTGCTGAATTTAAACTGCTTATCAGCGCTTCACGAATGGTTTGGCGTAAAAACTCTTTTGTAATCTCAATGGCGTCTTGAATAATTGATAAGTCTTCTTTTGTATAGGTATCTGTAGTGATATCAGAGTTTATGCAGCGGAAACATTGTTCTTGAATATTATATAAATAAGTCAATTTACTTGTATAAAGTTCATAACGTAAATCATAGGTTAAGTCGCTGTCATCGATGGGAGCGCAAATTTCCCCAGCAAGCTCTCTATAGAGCTCATAGGAAACATCCACTTTGATTGACGTTGTGCTGTTCTTCACCTCTAAAAACTCCTTGAATATCTAATACTTGTCCTCGCGATCCTTTTTGTGTTGAGGATATGTTTTAACTTCTTTTTAGATATCGGATTTTGCAGGGGCAGCTTTAGAAGAGAGTTTGCGGAATATAGTTTTTCAGAAAGCTTGTGCGGTGGATGGGACTGATACCACACTCTTGAATAATGGCTAGGTGCTTAGGAGTGCCGTAGCCTTTGTGGTTAGCAAAACCATAAATTGGATAAAAAGTATCTTGAGTTTCCATGCAGCTATCGCGATAAACTTTTGCTAATATACTTGAAAAGCCAACGCTGACAAACAGATCATCTGCTTTGATCACAGTAATTTGCATATTGTGAATATAACGTGAAGGAACTTTAATAGAATGGTTACCGTCCATTAATAAAATTGCTTGGCTAAAAATATTATTTTTATCTTTTATATTTAATTTCGTTACATGAAATAAAAGCTCAAGAGCACGTGAAGCAGCCAATTGGACTGAGTTCCAAATATTAAACTCATCCACTTCCTGCGAATTTACTTCTCCCAAAGCAAATGAAATACATTCAAAATCTGTTGAATTTTGCGAATTAAAGAGTTTTAATTCATTTTGAGTGCAATTTATATCTATCTTTTTATTTATAGTAGACTTATATATATTAAAAGGAGATGTAGGAGAATTATTATCTATTGGTAACGTAATTAAGGAATAATTATATTCTTTAATTATTTTTTCAAAACAGATTTTTCGTTTTTTTTCAGAGAGTTTTTTGCTATCTCGAATTTGTGCAAGCCATTCCTGTTCTTTAAAATGAATATTTTTATAAACATTTTTGCGCACCCACAGGCTTGCACAACTTACGACCGAACCTGCAACACAGCCGCGTCCAACTTCATCGATGGCTATTATTGCTGAAAATTCTTCCTTTGGCTCGAACTCACTGGAAAGAATTTTCAACAAAATATTTTCGTTTTTAAAACGTGTCGGAGTGAAAGTCATCGTGATTTTCAATTTGCTTCACTGTCATGCAATGCTTCGATTTGATTTAAAATCACTTTTTTAGGTTGGTTGCCAACGAGTTCTGCAACTTTTTGACCATCTTTAACAAATGCTAAAAAAGGGATGTTTCGGATGTTAAACTTTGCTGCAAGTTGTGGATTTTCTTCAACATTTACCTTGCAAACTTTAATTTTTTCAGGGTGTTCTTTTGCGATTTGCTCTAAAACGGGAGCAAGCGCAAGGCAAGGACCACACCAGTCAGCCCAAAAGTCGACGAGTACAGGAATTTTGCTTTCAAGGACTTCTGTTTGGAAGTTTTTATCGGTGATTTTTGATACTAAGTCGGACATGAATTACCCTTTCAGAAATTGGTTCAAAACATTTGAGAACCATACCCATAAGTTGTATCGGTTGGCGTAATTGGTCAAGAGGGAAAATTCCTCTATTCTAAATCGGCATGCCGATGTTCAACATTTACAAAAGGGAGCCGTTCCCGAAAAATACGTGCGAGCTCCTCGGAAATAGCGACACTCCGATGTTTTCCTCCTGTGCAGCCGATTCCGATTGAAAAATAATGTTTCCCTTCTTCCAAATAATTAGGATACATAAATTGAATTAATTCAACAACTTTATCGACAAAAAGAGGAACCCGTTCGTCTGAAAAAACATAATTTTTTACTGCAGGCTCAAGTCCTGTGAGTTCACGTAAATGAATTTCATAGTGCGGATTTTTAAAACAGCGAACGTCAAAAATTGTATCGAGATCTGTTGGTGTTCCATATTTAAAGCCAAAGGAGACTATATTTAGCAATAGATGTTTTTTATAATCAGAAATTGCAAAATGATTGTGAAGAAATTTTTTGAGATTTTGCGATGACATATTAGAGGTGTCTAGCATCTGATTGGCAAGATTTTTTATTGGTTCTAACGTAACTGCATCCAGTTTAATAGCCTCTAATAAGCTTAAATTTGGAGCATTTGCGTTTAAAGGATGCTGTCTGCGCGTTTCACGAAAACGTTTGATAACAATTTCATCAGATGCTTTTAAATAAAGTATTTGTAAATCACAAATAGTTGATAAAATTTCATAAATTTCTTGAAATGTATTTGGGATATCCGTGTCGCGGGAGTCAAGTGCGAGGGCTATGTATGGATTTTTAATCTTGTCTGATTTGATTGAATCTGTAAACGCTTTTAACAAGACGGAAGGTAAATTATCGATACAAT is a genomic window containing:
- a CDS encoding ribonuclease HII, which gives rise to MTFTPTRFKNENILLKILSSEFEPKEEFSAIIAIDEVGRGCVAGSVVSCASLWVRKNVYKNIHFKEQEWLAQIRDSKKLSEKKRKICFEKIIKEYNYSLITLPIDNNSPTSPFNIYKSTINKKIDINCTQNELKLFNSQNSTDFECISFALGEVNSQEVDEFNIWNSVQLAASRALELLFHVTKLNIKDKNNIFSQAILLMDGNHSIKVPSRYIHNMQITVIKADDLFVSVGFSSILAKVYRDSCMETQDTFYPIYGFANHKGYGTPKHLAIIQECGISPIHRTSFLKNYIPQTLF
- the trxA gene encoding thioredoxin; amino-acid sequence: MSDLVSKITDKNFQTEVLESKIPVLVDFWADWCGPCLALAPVLEQIAKEHPEKIKVCKVNVEENPQLAAKFNIRNIPFLAFVKDGQKVAELVGNQPKKVILNQIEALHDSEAN
- the rapZ gene encoding RNase adapter RapZ, whose protein sequence is MNEIHLTESQNKKSLVIISGLAGSGKTIAIHALEDMGYYCIDNLPSVLLKAFTDSIKSDKIKNPYIALALDSRDTDIPNTFQEIYEILSTICDLQILYLKASDEIVIKRFRETRRQHPLNANAPNLSLLEAIKLDAVTLEPIKNLANQMLDTSNMSSQNLKKFLHNHFAISDYKKHLLLNIVSFGFKYGTPTDLDTIFDVRCFKNPHYEIHLRELTGLEPAVKNYVFSDERVPLFVDKVVELIQFMYPNYLEEGKHYFSIGIGCTGGKHRSVAISEELARIFRERLPFVNVEHRHADLE